A window of the Mesorhizobium opportunistum WSM2075 genome harbors these coding sequences:
- a CDS encoding glutamate--cysteine ligase — MARDTTDFRPIEGVDELVEHLAEGNKPRDKWRIGTEHEKFPFYVDGNAPVPYGGERGIRAILEGMQSKLGWDPIMDDGRIIGLVEPTGQGAISLEPGGQFELSGAPLETIHQTCREGNAHLAQVREIAEPMGIRFLGLGGSPKWSLAETPKMPKSRYEIMTRYMPKVGTKGLDMMYRTCTIQVNLDFESEADMRRKMQVSLKLQPLSTALFANSPFTESRPNGLQSWRGDIWRDTDNQRSGLLEFCFSPDFGFADYVEWALDVPMYFVIRDGRYHDMTHITFRQFMAGAARNEVPDGLPTMGDWANHLSTLFPDVRLKRFLEMRGADGGPWRRICALPAFWVGLLYDEAALDAAEALTSSWTYEETLAMRNAVPELGISAPFRNTSLREIARDVLAISRTGLKNRGKKNRDGYDETSFLNTLDEVVARGTTSAEEMLSAYHTRWGGSIEPVFMEYAY; from the coding sequence ATGGCGCGCGACACAACCGATTTCCGGCCGATCGAAGGCGTCGACGAACTCGTCGAGCACCTGGCCGAAGGCAACAAGCCGCGCGACAAGTGGCGCATCGGCACCGAGCACGAGAAATTCCCCTTCTATGTCGATGGCAATGCGCCGGTGCCCTATGGCGGAGAGCGCGGCATCCGCGCCATCCTCGAAGGCATGCAGTCGAAGCTCGGCTGGGATCCGATCATGGATGACGGCCGCATCATCGGCCTGGTCGAGCCGACCGGCCAAGGTGCGATTTCGCTCGAGCCTGGCGGCCAGTTCGAACTCTCCGGCGCGCCGCTGGAAACCATCCATCAGACCTGCCGCGAGGGCAATGCGCATCTGGCCCAGGTGCGCGAGATCGCCGAGCCGATGGGAATCCGCTTCCTTGGCCTTGGCGGCAGCCCGAAATGGTCGCTGGCCGAGACGCCGAAAATGCCCAAGTCGCGTTATGAGATCATGACGCGCTACATGCCCAAGGTCGGCACCAAGGGCCTCGACATGATGTACCGCACCTGCACGATCCAGGTTAACCTCGACTTCGAGAGCGAGGCCGACATGCGCCGCAAGATGCAGGTGTCGCTGAAGCTGCAGCCGCTGTCGACGGCGCTGTTCGCCAATTCGCCCTTCACCGAGAGCCGGCCGAACGGCCTGCAGAGCTGGCGCGGCGACATCTGGCGCGATACCGACAACCAGCGCTCGGGCCTGCTCGAATTCTGCTTCTCACCGGATTTCGGGTTCGCCGACTATGTCGAATGGGCGCTCGACGTGCCGATGTATTTCGTCATTCGCGACGGCCGCTATCATGACATGACCCATATCACCTTCCGCCAGTTCATGGCCGGTGCGGCGCGCAATGAAGTGCCCGACGGGCTGCCGACGATGGGCGACTGGGCCAACCATCTGTCGACGCTATTCCCGGACGTGCGCCTGAAGCGGTTCCTCGAGATGCGCGGCGCCGATGGCGGGCCGTGGCGGCGTATCTGCGCGCTGCCGGCCTTCTGGGTCGGACTGCTCTACGACGAGGCGGCGCTCGACGCGGCGGAGGCATTGACCTCGAGCTGGACATATGAAGAAACACTGGCCATGCGCAATGCGGTGCCTGAACTCGGCATTTCCGCGCCTTTCCGCAACACCTCGCTGCGCGAGATCGCGCGCGACGTGCTGGCCATTTCGCGCACGGGGCTGAAGAACCGGGGCAAGAAGAACCGTGACGGCTACGACGAGACCTCGTTCCTCAACACACTGGACGAAGTGGTTGCGCGCGGCACCACCAGCGCCGAGGAGATGCTTTCCGCCTATCACACGCGCTGGGGCGGTTCGATCGAACCGGTGTTCATGGAATATGCCTATTAA
- a CDS encoding 16S rRNA (uracil(1498)-N(3))-methyltransferase, protein MRANYKMQRLFVPDDLAGDAEFDAGQQQSHYLMHVLRLGEGAEILVFNGRDGEWSAAIAAKTKRAVRLKVLALQRPQPPLPDLIYCFAPLKQGRLDYLVQKAVEMGAGILQPVITQHTQVAKPSIDRLRANVVEAAEQCGILAVPEVREAEKFERVLTGWDKGRRLIFCDEDASTNNPLPALQAIREKKLGLLVGPEGGFSDEERKMLRALPFVSAIPLGPRILRADTAAVAALAVIQASVGDW, encoded by the coding sequence ATGCGCGCCAACTACAAGATGCAACGGCTGTTCGTGCCCGACGATCTCGCAGGGGATGCCGAGTTCGATGCCGGCCAGCAGCAAAGCCACTATCTCATGCATGTGCTGCGGCTCGGCGAAGGGGCCGAGATCCTTGTCTTCAATGGCCGCGACGGCGAGTGGTCGGCGGCCATCGCCGCGAAGACAAAAAGGGCGGTGCGGCTGAAGGTGCTGGCGCTGCAGCGGCCGCAGCCGCCGCTGCCCGACCTGATCTATTGTTTCGCGCCCCTGAAACAGGGACGGCTCGACTATCTCGTGCAGAAGGCGGTCGAGATGGGCGCCGGCATCCTGCAGCCCGTCATCACCCAGCATACGCAAGTGGCAAAGCCTTCCATCGACCGACTGCGCGCCAATGTCGTCGAAGCCGCCGAGCAATGCGGCATTCTGGCAGTGCCGGAGGTTCGCGAGGCGGAAAAATTCGAGCGCGTGCTGACTGGCTGGGACAAGGGACGGCGGCTGATTTTCTGTGACGAGGACGCCTCGACCAACAATCCGCTGCCTGCCTTGCAGGCGATAAGGGAAAAGAAGCTCGGGCTGCTAGTCGGGCCGGAGGGCGGCTTTTCCGATGAGGAGCGCAAGATGCTGCGCGCCCTGCCCTTCGTGAGCGCTATTCCGCTCGGGCCGCGCATCCTGCGCGCCGACACGGCGGCCGTGGCCGCGCTTGCGGTGATCCAGGCAAGTGTCGGAGACTGGTAG
- a CDS encoding GMP synthase has product MRVLVVQNYDNTGLGQVGAALAEAGADLDVRLPYKGESLPEDAAGHDAMVVLGGGQNALADDEYPYFPALLELTRDFAGKDRAVLGICLGSQLVARAFGGENRIGGANEFGWRGVSLTPDAKADPVLGALPEKFPIFQWHDDTFELPRNAVRLAGNDVAQNQAFRVGRAVYGFQFHFEANRPMVKDWSSSFAPIIAARHPDWAGELDGEMARNGPDADAAGLAIARAWVATI; this is encoded by the coding sequence ATGCGGGTGCTGGTGGTCCAGAACTACGACAATACCGGCCTCGGCCAGGTCGGAGCCGCACTTGCGGAAGCGGGTGCCGATCTCGATGTGCGCCTGCCCTACAAGGGCGAGTCCCTGCCGGAAGATGCGGCCGGGCACGACGCCATGGTGGTGCTCGGCGGCGGCCAGAATGCGCTGGCCGACGATGAGTATCCCTATTTTCCGGCGCTGCTCGAACTGACCCGCGATTTCGCCGGCAAGGATCGCGCCGTGCTCGGCATCTGCCTTGGCAGCCAGCTGGTCGCACGCGCCTTCGGTGGCGAGAACCGCATCGGCGGCGCCAACGAATTCGGCTGGCGCGGCGTGTCGCTGACGCCGGACGCCAAGGCCGATCCGGTGCTTGGCGCTTTGCCGGAAAAGTTCCCGATCTTCCAGTGGCACGACGACACCTTCGAGCTGCCGCGAAACGCCGTACGGCTCGCCGGCAACGATGTCGCTCAAAATCAGGCGTTTCGCGTCGGCCGCGCCGTCTATGGCTTCCAGTTCCACTTCGAGGCCAACCGGCCGATGGTCAAGGACTGGAGTTCCTCCTTCGCGCCGATCATTGCCGCGCGCCATCCAGACTGGGCCGGCGAGCTCGATGGCGAAATGGCGCGCAACGGCCCCGACGCCGACGCCGCCGGCCTCGCCATTGCCCGCGCCTGGGTGGCGACTATCTGA
- a CDS encoding metallophosphoesterase, translated as MAEPGIHFLDAHGPDGMRLYAIGDVHGRLDLLAAMHRRIESELQWEPVRDWRVIHLGDYVDRGPDSKGVIDFLIEARERDPRNLMLAGNHDIGFLDFLGTPDPEGLFMRYGGVQTALSYGVSLAADASWFGKTETLRRRHAALLEAMPPGHVDFLRSLPFSVTFDDFFFCHAGIRPGIPLEKQNPQDLIWIRDVFHDYTGLFPKIVVHGHTPVPEAEVMANRVNVDTLAWQSGMLTALVVDGADKRILEITIKEA; from the coding sequence TTGGCGGAACCCGGGATCCATTTTCTCGACGCGCATGGGCCTGACGGCATGCGGCTCTACGCGATCGGCGATGTGCATGGCCGGCTCGACCTGCTGGCCGCCATGCACCGGCGGATCGAGAGCGAGCTGCAGTGGGAACCGGTTCGCGACTGGCGGGTGATCCACCTCGGCGACTATGTCGACCGCGGGCCGGACTCCAAGGGCGTCATCGACTTTCTCATCGAGGCGCGCGAACGCGATCCGCGAAATCTGATGCTCGCCGGCAACCACGATATCGGCTTTCTCGATTTTCTGGGAACCCCTGACCCGGAAGGGCTTTTCATGCGCTATGGCGGCGTGCAGACGGCGCTGTCCTATGGTGTGTCACTCGCCGCCGATGCCAGCTGGTTCGGCAAGACGGAAACGCTGAGACGAAGACACGCGGCGCTGCTGGAGGCAATGCCACCCGGCCATGTCGATTTCCTGCGATCGCTGCCTTTTTCGGTAACGTTCGACGACTTCTTCTTCTGCCATGCCGGCATCAGGCCGGGCATCCCCCTGGAGAAGCAGAACCCGCAGGACCTGATCTGGATCCGCGACGTTTTCCACGATTACACCGGCCTCTTCCCGAAGATCGTGGTGCACGGCCACACTCCGGTGCCGGAAGCGGAAGTGATGGCCAACCGCGTCAATGTCGACACGCTTGCCTGGCAATCAGGCATGCTGACCGCGCTCGTCGTGGACGGCGCGGACAAACGCATCCTGGAAATCACGATAAAGGAAGCTTGA